Proteins encoded within one genomic window of Legionella sp. PC997:
- a CDS encoding beta-ketoacyl synthase, which produces MKKRRVAITGLGAVSPLGLDVQSTWSNLLAGHSGIAEIKQFDASAFPTYIAAEVKNFALDPKLITKRSRFSVHFTRFALAAAQQAFDDAGLVPTEQTAAQWGVVTGSGMMTAEFDYLSRFQQICASDGEADWGRLLDNTQEFYKLSDFGKTTPNSGLSLLIQQFGIRGYASSVHTACASGGQALGLAMQVIRRGEADFMLAGGFDSMINPLGLSSFCLLGALSTYNSTPATASRPFDATRNGFVLGEGAAFLILEEWSKAKARGARIYAELAGEGNSLSSYRITDSHPNGDGAIQAIERALQDAGVKASDVDYINAHGTSTKMNDLSETNAIKAVFGESVATLPVSSTKGQTGHLIAAAGALEAVLSVKSIEQAQVPKTANLTNPDPECDLDYVVDGPRERSLGVVLSNSFGFGGSNSCLLFKHPEFGGADL; this is translated from the coding sequence GTGAAAAAAAGACGAGTGGCTATTACAGGTTTGGGAGCGGTTTCCCCTTTAGGACTCGATGTCCAGTCCACATGGTCTAATTTATTGGCGGGACACTCAGGAATTGCTGAAATTAAGCAATTTGATGCCAGTGCTTTTCCTACATATATTGCGGCTGAGGTGAAAAACTTTGCGCTCGATCCCAAGTTAATTACCAAACGAAGTCGCTTTTCAGTGCATTTTACCCGTTTTGCTCTTGCAGCCGCTCAACAAGCTTTTGATGATGCGGGTCTCGTGCCTACCGAACAAACTGCAGCCCAGTGGGGTGTAGTCACCGGCAGTGGTATGATGACTGCCGAATTTGATTATCTATCTCGATTTCAGCAAATTTGTGCCTCAGATGGTGAAGCAGATTGGGGACGTTTGCTTGATAACACTCAAGAATTTTATAAATTATCCGATTTTGGCAAAACAACGCCAAATTCAGGCTTGTCTTTATTGATTCAACAATTCGGAATCAGAGGTTATGCCTCCTCAGTACATACCGCTTGTGCCTCTGGCGGCCAAGCTTTAGGATTAGCAATGCAGGTAATTCGTCGGGGTGAAGCAGATTTTATGTTAGCTGGCGGATTTGATTCAATGATCAATCCCTTAGGATTATCCAGTTTTTGTCTATTAGGTGCCTTATCTACGTACAACAGTACTCCAGCAACAGCAAGTCGACCTTTTGATGCCACGCGTAATGGTTTTGTCTTGGGAGAAGGTGCGGCTTTTTTAATTCTTGAAGAATGGAGTAAAGCAAAAGCACGCGGTGCCCGTATTTATGCTGAATTGGCCGGTGAAGGGAATTCTTTAAGTTCTTATCGAATTACCGATTCTCATCCAAATGGTGATGGCGCGATTCAAGCAATTGAACGTGCTCTTCAAGATGCTGGAGTAAAGGCTTCCGATGTGGATTACATCAATGCACATGGAACCTCAACTAAAATGAATGACTTAAGCGAAACAAATGCCATTAAAGCAGTTTTTGGGGAGTCTGTCGCAACCTTACCGGTAAGTTCGACTAAAGGGCAAACAGGACATTTAATTGCTGCAGCAGGCGCACTTGAGGCGGTCTTATCCGTTAAATCGATAGAACAGGCACAAGTCCCTAAAACCGCTAATTTAACTAACCCCGATCCTGAATGCGATTTGGATTATGTGGTTGATGGGCCACGCGAACGATCTTTGGGCGTGGTTTTATCCAATTCATTTGGATTTGGTGGCTCCAATAGTTGCTTATTGTTTAAGCATCCTGAGTTTGGGGGAGCAGATTTATGA
- a CDS encoding hydroxymyristoyl-ACP dehydratase produces MRFLFVDRIVESSPGQWIRGIKHITSNDTFLTVDEQGRPCFIPSLIGETLGQLAAWNVMALQEFTHRPVAGIVARASMHRRAYVGETLLLESFIEHIDDSVMQYHSEARVGSELVFSLDGALGPLLPMDDFINLDEVKQQFSEINRPGEWSVISKESGPVADDYLIMNSNVSVMPMAFDRICSSQPGVRLVAEKRISRAAPYFADHFPKKPVLPLTVLLECKLNLAYEFVLRAGYSTQYQVSEFRKIKMNEFVYPGDILECNVTVKKQTEDELILAYRSEVAGKRVCVVDVVLIPRG; encoded by the coding sequence ATGAGATTCTTATTTGTTGATCGTATCGTCGAGTCATCTCCTGGTCAGTGGATCCGGGGAATAAAACATATTACCTCAAATGATACGTTCCTCACAGTTGATGAACAGGGGCGGCCTTGTTTTATCCCTTCCTTAATCGGAGAAACACTTGGGCAATTGGCAGCATGGAATGTTATGGCGCTGCAAGAATTCACTCATAGGCCTGTGGCTGGTATCGTAGCACGTGCCTCTATGCACCGCAGAGCCTATGTCGGAGAGACTTTATTGCTGGAGTCATTTATAGAACATATAGATGATTCAGTGATGCAATATCATAGTGAGGCCCGGGTAGGTAGTGAACTTGTCTTCAGTCTTGACGGCGCTTTAGGCCCTTTACTGCCTATGGATGATTTTATCAATTTGGATGAAGTGAAACAGCAATTTTCTGAAATTAACCGTCCTGGCGAATGGTCGGTTATTAGTAAAGAAAGTGGGCCTGTGGCGGATGATTATCTGATAATGAATTCGAACGTGTCTGTAATGCCCATGGCCTTTGATAGAATATGTTCCAGTCAACCGGGGGTGCGTTTAGTCGCTGAAAAAAGAATATCCCGAGCTGCCCCTTATTTTGCAGATCATTTTCCCAAGAAACCTGTACTACCTTTGACGGTATTATTGGAATGCAAGCTCAATTTAGCTTATGAATTTGTTTTGCGCGCAGGATACTCAACACAGTATCAAGTAAGCGAATTTCGCAAAATAAAAATGAATGAATTTGTCTATCCAGGCGATATTCTTGAATGTAATGTAACCGTTAAGAAGCAAACCGAAGACGAGTTGATCCTGGCTTACCGCAGCGAGGTTGCCGGTAAACGTGTTTGTGTTGTAGATGTAGTACTTATTCCCAGAGGATAA
- a CDS encoding acyl carrier protein, with the protein MNVADVYPKVREIVADVLVIDAEDVSLNSRLIADLGAESIDFLDLVFQLEKEFKIKIPRGQLEKNARGDLAEDEFEKGGVITEQGLKALQDYLSEVPADQFKPNMKVNEIPLLFTIETFCKLVVVAIKEQQTAGAGA; encoded by the coding sequence ATGAATGTAGCAGACGTTTATCCTAAGGTTAGGGAAATTGTTGCTGATGTGTTAGTAATTGATGCTGAAGACGTATCTCTTAATAGTCGATTGATAGCAGATCTAGGCGCTGAATCTATTGATTTTCTTGATTTGGTTTTCCAATTAGAAAAAGAATTCAAAATAAAAATCCCTCGGGGCCAATTGGAAAAAAATGCACGGGGTGATTTGGCGGAAGATGAGTTTGAAAAAGGCGGCGTTATTACTGAGCAAGGTTTGAAAGCGTTGCAAGACTATTTAAGCGAAGTTCCAGCGGATCAATTCAAGCCAAATATGAAAGTCAATGAAATACCCTTGTTATTTACCATTGAAACGTTTTGTAAGTTAGTTGTTGTTGCCATCAAAGAGCAACAAACTGCCGGAGCTGGAGCTTAA
- the fabL gene encoding enoyl-[acyl-carrier-protein] reductase FabL, with the protein MSLVFADKVGLITGGARGIGKATALKLAQAGCDIAIVYYNSSDEAQALVKEIQAVGRRAIALQANVADHQSVKEMLTQFREHFNRLDFLISNAASGVLKPALKMSTKHWRWCLETNALALNHLATEARSLMPKGSRIIALSSLGASRAIPNYAFIGASKAALEALVRSLSLELAVDGITVNTVSAGVVDTDALKHFPNREELLDEYQAHSLADRPLTTQDVANAIYLLCLPEAAMINAHTLFVDAGYSQVG; encoded by the coding sequence ATGAGTTTGGTTTTTGCAGATAAAGTTGGATTGATTACTGGCGGTGCACGGGGTATCGGTAAGGCAACTGCATTAAAGTTAGCGCAGGCAGGATGTGATATTGCTATAGTTTATTACAACAGCTCTGATGAAGCCCAAGCTTTAGTTAAAGAAATCCAGGCTGTTGGACGCAGGGCAATTGCTCTGCAAGCCAATGTGGCTGACCATCAGTCCGTAAAGGAAATGTTGACTCAATTCCGCGAACACTTTAATCGACTTGATTTCTTAATTAGTAATGCGGCCAGTGGTGTTTTAAAACCGGCACTTAAAATGTCAACTAAGCATTGGCGTTGGTGTTTGGAAACAAATGCTTTGGCATTAAATCATTTAGCCACAGAAGCTCGTTCATTAATGCCAAAAGGGAGTCGAATTATTGCTTTGTCCAGTCTTGGCGCATCACGCGCGATTCCTAATTATGCCTTTATAGGTGCTTCTAAAGCGGCTCTTGAAGCATTAGTTCGCTCTTTGAGTCTTGAGTTAGCGGTTGATGGGATCACTGTGAATACTGTTTCCGCTGGAGTAGTTGATACCGACGCCTTAAAGCATTTTCCTAACAGAGAAGAGTTACTTGATGAGTATCAAGCGCACTCTTTGGCCGATAGACCATTGACAACCCAAGATGTTGCCAATGCAATTTATCTTTTATGCTTACCGGAAGCGGCTATGATTAATGCTCATACTTTATTTGTTGATGCAGGGTATAGTCAGGTTGGTTAA
- a CDS encoding MFS transporter gives MKHSWFKTVFPIAAIFSFRMLGLFLLIPVFSIYAENLRNATPALVGFALGIYGLAQGILQMPFGMLSDKIGRKPMITLGLLLFASGSLLGALTDSIYGMIFARALQGTGAIGSVLIALLADLTPDEQRTKAMAVIGMTIGTSFSLAMVVSPAITHYFGLSGIFYLTTLLAIAGIVLLNLVIPKPVSERFHIDSETNPALLKQVVSNIQLQRLNIGIFCQHFILTATFFAIPYILRKQVEHGHLSQQWHFYLPLMLISFILMIPFIVLAEKKKRMKSVFLSSVLTITAAQLLLAYTFQNWFSLCILMLIYFIAFNILEAALPSLVSKQANPNSKGTAMGIYSTSQFLGLFIGGALSGVLYQWHSSEGIFITNAILGTLWLIASVSMKSNDAISTLILHYPWSEKKENIITQLLNIKGVVEVALAEKEQVIYLRVNRENYPEGSAEKILSPFSH, from the coding sequence ATGAAACATTCTTGGTTTAAAACTGTGTTTCCTATAGCTGCAATTTTTTCTTTTCGCATGCTCGGCTTGTTTTTGCTTATTCCTGTATTTAGCATCTATGCAGAAAATTTGCGAAATGCCACTCCAGCATTGGTAGGTTTTGCGCTTGGAATTTATGGGCTGGCTCAAGGCATCCTCCAAATGCCTTTTGGAATGCTTTCCGATAAAATAGGTAGAAAACCCATGATTACTTTGGGATTGCTTCTTTTTGCCAGTGGAAGCTTACTGGGTGCTCTAACCGATTCTATTTATGGAATGATCTTTGCCAGAGCATTACAAGGAACCGGTGCTATTGGAAGTGTTTTAATCGCCTTACTTGCCGATCTTACGCCTGATGAACAGCGAACCAAGGCCATGGCAGTCATCGGCATGACCATCGGTACATCGTTTAGTTTGGCTATGGTCGTGAGTCCTGCCATTACCCATTATTTTGGTCTATCGGGTATTTTTTATCTCACTACCTTATTAGCGATTGCCGGGATCGTTTTACTTAATTTGGTTATTCCTAAACCTGTAAGTGAACGTTTTCATATTGATAGCGAAACAAATCCCGCTTTATTGAAACAAGTTGTATCCAACATCCAACTACAGCGTCTTAATATAGGTATTTTCTGTCAGCATTTTATTCTCACAGCAACCTTTTTTGCTATTCCCTATATCTTAAGAAAACAAGTGGAGCACGGCCATTTATCCCAACAGTGGCATTTTTACCTGCCACTCATGCTCATATCATTTATACTGATGATCCCGTTTATTGTGCTTGCGGAAAAGAAAAAGCGCATGAAAAGCGTTTTTCTTTCTTCAGTCCTTACAATAACTGCTGCACAACTGTTATTGGCCTATACGTTTCAAAATTGGTTTAGTTTGTGTATTCTCATGCTAATTTACTTCATTGCTTTTAATATCCTCGAGGCAGCATTACCCTCTTTGGTATCGAAACAGGCAAATCCCAATAGTAAAGGGACAGCAATGGGTATTTATTCAACCAGTCAATTTTTAGGGCTTTTTATTGGCGGAGCATTATCTGGTGTACTGTATCAGTGGCATAGTAGCGAGGGAATATTTATTACTAATGCCATTCTGGGAACCTTATGGTTAATTGCTTCTGTTTCAATGAAATCAAACGATGCTATCTCCACACTTATTTTGCACTATCCTTGGTCCGAAAAGAAAGAGAATATAATTACTCAACTACTCAACATTAAGGGAGTAGTTGAGGTGGCACTTGCAGAAAAAGAGCAAGTTATATATTTGCGTGTTAACAGAGAAAACTACCCAGAGGGTAGTGCAGAAAAAATTCTATCCCCTTTCTCTCATTAA
- the queF gene encoding NADPH-dependent 7-cyano-7-deazaguanine reductase QueF (Catalyzes the NADPH-dependent reduction of 7-cyano-7-deazaguanine (preQ0) to 7-aminomethyl-7-deazaguanine (preQ1) in queuosine biosynthesis) — protein sequence MNEQVLQKYQTEAEQSELGKKSAYDDTYNPDRLYPIPRSGKRQEIGVDPNQLPFYGFDCWNHYEVSWLNAKGKPMVAIAELFYDCSSPNLIESKSLKLYFNSFNNTRIQNVVDLENTIKKDLQERVGAEVGVKIHLLEKAEQFAVHQSLIGESLDHLDVECSVYLVEPSFLATSNELVEETLYSNLLKSNCLVTNQPDWGSVQIDYKGRKIDREGLLKYLVSYRNHNEFHEQCIERIFIDILNYCKPEKLTVYGRYTRRGGLDINPYRSTEKTSFINKNLRLIRQ from the coding sequence ATGAATGAACAAGTTCTGCAGAAATATCAAACTGAAGCTGAACAATCCGAATTAGGTAAAAAATCTGCATATGATGATACCTATAATCCAGATCGGTTATACCCTATTCCGCGATCTGGTAAACGGCAGGAAATCGGAGTTGATCCCAATCAATTACCTTTTTATGGCTTTGATTGCTGGAATCACTATGAAGTTTCCTGGCTTAATGCGAAAGGCAAACCTATGGTCGCAATTGCTGAATTATTTTATGACTGCAGCTCGCCTAACTTAATCGAATCAAAATCATTAAAACTTTATTTTAATTCATTCAACAATACACGAATTCAAAATGTTGTTGATTTGGAAAATACGATTAAAAAAGATTTGCAAGAACGTGTTGGTGCAGAAGTTGGGGTGAAAATTCATCTATTAGAGAAAGCCGAGCAGTTTGCGGTACATCAGTCTTTAATTGGAGAGTCACTGGATCATCTTGATGTAGAGTGTTCTGTATATCTTGTAGAACCTTCATTTCTTGCTACAAGCAATGAACTTGTGGAAGAGACCTTATACTCCAATTTATTGAAATCAAATTGTCTTGTCACGAATCAGCCAGATTGGGGAAGTGTACAAATTGATTACAAAGGAAGAAAAATTGATCGAGAAGGTTTATTAAAATATCTTGTTTCATATCGAAATCATAATGAATTTCATGAACAATGCATTGAACGAATTTTTATCGATATTCTGAATTATTGCAAACCAGAAAAGCTGACTGTATATGGCCGCTACACCAGACGGGGAGGTTTGGATATTAATCCATATCGTTCTACAGAAAAGACTTCATTTATAAATAAAAACTTGCGTCTGATACGTCAATAA